A single Oncorhynchus mykiss isolate Arlee chromosome 24, USDA_OmykA_1.1, whole genome shotgun sequence DNA region contains:
- the LOC110503242 gene encoding ras-related protein Rap-2b, with amino-acid sequence MREYKVVVLGSGGVGKSALTVQFVTGSFIEKYDPTIEDFYRKEIEVDSSPSVLEILDTAGTEQFASMRDLYIKNGQGFILVYSLVNQQSFQDIKPMRDQIIRVKRYERVPMILVGNKVDLEGEREVSAGEGKALADEWNCPFMETSAKNKGSVDELFAEIVRQMNYSAPGRNDQCCSSCVIL; translated from the coding sequence ATGAGAGAATACAAAGTAGTGGTTCTCGGATCTGGCGGGGTTGGCAAATCCGCATTGACTGTGCAATTCGTAACGGGATCCTTTATAGAGAAATATGATCCCACGATAGAGGATTTCTACCGAAAGGAGATCGAGGTGGACTCGTCGCCTTCCGTTCTGGAGATACTGGACACAGCGGGGACCGAGCAGTTCGCCTCCATGCGAGACCTGTACATCAAAAACGGACAGGGTTTCATCCTAGTCTACAGCTTGGTCAACCAACAAAGCTTCCAAGACATCAAACCAATGAGGGATCAGATCATTCGGGTGAAACGGTACGAGAGGGTGCCGATGATTCTGGTCGGGAATAAAGTGGACCTGGAGGGCGAGAGGGAGGTCTCGGCCGGGGAAGGGAAAGCGCTGGCGGATGAGTGGAATTGCCCGTTTATGGAAACTTCAGCCAAAAATAAAGGCTCGGTGGACGAACTGTTTGCAGAGATTGTCAGACAGATGAACTATTCAGCACCAGGCAGAAACGACCAGTGCTGCTCGTCTTGTGTTATTCTTTAA